One window of the Eucalyptus grandis isolate ANBG69807.140 chromosome 6, ASM1654582v1, whole genome shotgun sequence genome contains the following:
- the LOC104449893 gene encoding uncharacterized protein LOC104449893 isoform X2 has product MEDEDDEEVERAARWLEDLSNGVLNREFDFLTLQGLRVVRARKDSLLCTFVVPDRLSDMDGNWHVGAMATLIDDVGAAMAYSATGKLKATLDFCVSYLSTAKIQEEVEIESKVVGPGSKGKLAMVVMEVRRKDSGKLIALAKQWLASVNLTGDQLKSKL; this is encoded by the exons atggaagacgAGGACGACGAGGAGGTAGAGAGAGCCGCGAGATGGCTTGAAGACCTCTCCAATGGCGTCCTGAACCGCGAATTCGATTTCCTGACGTTGCAAGGCCTCCGAGTCGTCCGCGCCCGGAAGGACTCCCTCCTCTGCACCTTCGTCGTCCCCGATCGTCTATCG GACATGGATGGGAATTGGCACGTGGGAGCGATGGCGACGCTGATCGACGACGTCGGAGCTGCGATGGCGTACTCCGCCACCGGCAAACTCAAGGCCACCCTCGACTTCTGCGTCTCTTATCTTTCCACGGCGAAGATCCAA GAAGAAGTAGAGATAGAGTCAAAGGTGGTAGGGCCAGGGTCAAAGGGAAAGCTTGCGATGGTGGTGATGGAAGTTAGGAGGAAAGACAGTGGCAAGTTAATTGCCTTGGCTAAGCAGTGGTTGGCTTCTGTCAATTTGACCGGTGATCAACTTAAGAGCAAGCTTTGA
- the LOC104449893 gene encoding uncharacterized protein LOC104449893 isoform X1, which translates to MEDEDDEEVERAARWLEDLSNGVLNREFDFLTLQGLRVVRARKDSLLCTFVVPDRLSVNPKSGSDMDGNWHVGAMATLIDDVGAAMAYSATGKLKATLDFCVSYLSTAKIQEEVEIESKVVGPGSKGKLAMVVMEVRRKDSGKLIALAKQWLASVNLTGDQLKSKL; encoded by the exons atggaagacgAGGACGACGAGGAGGTAGAGAGAGCCGCGAGATGGCTTGAAGACCTCTCCAATGGCGTCCTGAACCGCGAATTCGATTTCCTGACGTTGCAAGGCCTCCGAGTCGTCCGCGCCCGGAAGGACTCCCTCCTCTGCACCTTCGTCGTCCCCGATCGTCTATCGGTAAATCCCAAGTCCGGCTCG GACATGGATGGGAATTGGCACGTGGGAGCGATGGCGACGCTGATCGACGACGTCGGAGCTGCGATGGCGTACTCCGCCACCGGCAAACTCAAGGCCACCCTCGACTTCTGCGTCTCTTATCTTTCCACGGCGAAGATCCAA GAAGAAGTAGAGATAGAGTCAAAGGTGGTAGGGCCAGGGTCAAAGGGAAAGCTTGCGATGGTGGTGATGGAAGTTAGGAGGAAAGACAGTGGCAAGTTAATTGCCTTGGCTAAGCAGTGGTTGGCTTCTGTCAATTTGACCGGTGATCAACTTAAGAGCAAGCTTTGA